A single genomic interval of Caballeronia sp. SL2Y3 harbors:
- a CDS encoding SDR family oxidoreductase, producing MKIVVIGGSGLVGSRLVALLNEAGHQALAASPRTGVNTITGEGLGTALMDADVVVDVSNAPSWEPQAVLDFFRTSARNLGKAEVAAGVRRHVALSIVGTDRMPENAYFAAKVAQEEAIQAAGVPYTIVRATQFMEFIGGIADFSTESGTVRVGDGQFQPIAVDDIVEILSQVALAAPLNDTIDIAGPDRAPFAEIIARYLKSVGDARPVVTDPNARYYGGVVEELSLVPLGEARIGRIDFDQWLARAQRG from the coding sequence ATGAAGATCGTCGTAATCGGTGGTTCGGGCCTCGTCGGCTCGCGTCTGGTCGCACTGCTCAACGAGGCAGGCCATCAGGCGCTCGCTGCATCGCCGCGTACCGGCGTCAACACCATAACGGGCGAAGGTCTCGGCACGGCGCTCATGGACGCGGACGTCGTAGTCGATGTATCGAACGCGCCGTCATGGGAACCGCAAGCGGTGCTCGACTTCTTTCGCACCTCGGCGCGCAATCTCGGCAAGGCCGAAGTGGCGGCGGGCGTGCGCCGTCACGTCGCGCTGTCTATCGTCGGAACCGACCGCATGCCGGAGAACGCGTATTTCGCCGCCAAAGTCGCGCAGGAAGAAGCGATACAGGCAGCCGGCGTTCCGTACACCATCGTGCGGGCCACGCAGTTCATGGAGTTCATCGGAGGCATCGCGGACTTCAGCACGGAGAGCGGCACCGTGCGCGTCGGCGACGGCCAGTTTCAGCCTATCGCGGTGGATGACATCGTGGAGATCCTCTCGCAGGTGGCGCTCGCGGCGCCGCTGAACGACACCATCGACATAGCCGGCCCGGATCGCGCGCCGTTCGCTGAGATCATCGCGCGATACCTGAAATCCGTAGGCGACGCACGTCCGGTCGTGACCGATCCGAACGCGCGGTACTACGGCGGCGTGGTCGAGGAACTGTCGCTCGTGCCGCTCGGCGAAGCGCGCATCGGCCGCATCGATTTCGATCAGTGGCTTGCCCGGGCCCAGCGCGGTTGA
- a CDS encoding PLP-dependent aminotransferase family protein, producing MNGRSPALAIEIDRLKPLPIYLQICERFRTAIAAGHLRPGDRVPALRNLSTQLSTARGTVELAYSILVDEGYLQMRGAAGTFVSPSLPGSVVQRADEKRAGGAKSRDTRREQPTRSEGAVTVAMSGEPRPLQPGLPALDAFPRKIWSRLVSRRVRSGDRAMLGYPDPMGYRPLRERIATYLGLSRGVTCLPEQVFITGGYRATLELVLRSLAQSNDRIWFEDPGYLLARNFLTESGVQLTPVPVDDEGMDIARGIELDPEARFALVTPSHQSPLGQVLSLTRRLALLDWAKKGARWVIEDDYDSEFRYSGRPLPALKSLDRHDRVIYTGTFSKVLFPGLRLAYAVVPDRAVERVGRVACSMNAGSSALLQAAVTDFIEQGHFARHVKKMRALYGQRRVFIADALEQAFGKRLNIDLPPGGIQFAVRFAEGPNGPVDDVAVAARARQAGLGVLPLSIWYANARMPRTPRGLVIGFANVTDASEAARLARKLRSCLDR from the coding sequence ATGAACGGCCGAAGCCCTGCACTGGCTATCGAAATCGATCGCCTGAAGCCGTTGCCCATCTATCTGCAGATATGCGAGCGATTCAGAACGGCGATCGCAGCCGGGCATTTGCGTCCGGGTGACCGCGTGCCCGCGTTGCGCAATCTCTCAACGCAGTTGAGCACGGCCCGCGGCACGGTCGAGCTGGCGTATTCGATCCTCGTCGATGAGGGCTATCTGCAAATGCGCGGTGCCGCCGGCACGTTCGTATCGCCGTCGCTGCCGGGGTCGGTGGTGCAGCGCGCGGATGAAAAGAGAGCGGGAGGTGCGAAGTCGCGAGATACGCGACGTGAGCAGCCGACGCGGTCGGAGGGAGCGGTCACCGTCGCCATGAGCGGCGAGCCGCGGCCGTTGCAGCCGGGCCTGCCGGCGCTGGACGCGTTTCCGCGCAAGATATGGAGCCGGCTGGTTTCGCGTCGCGTGCGCAGCGGGGATCGCGCGATGCTCGGCTACCCCGATCCGATGGGCTACCGACCGCTGCGCGAACGCATCGCCACCTATCTCGGCTTGTCGCGCGGTGTCACGTGCCTGCCCGAGCAGGTGTTCATTACCGGCGGCTATCGCGCGACGCTCGAACTGGTGCTGCGCAGTCTTGCGCAATCGAACGATCGCATCTGGTTCGAGGACCCCGGCTATCTGCTCGCGCGTAATTTTCTGACGGAGAGCGGCGTGCAGTTGACACCCGTGCCCGTCGACGATGAAGGAATGGATATAGCGCGCGGCATCGAACTGGATCCGGAGGCGCGCTTTGCATTGGTCACGCCGTCGCATCAAAGCCCGCTCGGACAGGTACTGTCGCTGACGAGACGCCTCGCGTTGCTGGACTGGGCGAAAAAGGGGGCGCGCTGGGTCATCGAAGACGACTACGACAGCGAGTTCCGCTACTCAGGCAGGCCATTGCCGGCCTTGAAAAGCCTCGATCGGCACGATCGGGTGATCTATACCGGTACGTTCAGCAAGGTGCTGTTTCCCGGTCTGCGGCTCGCGTATGCGGTGGTTCCGGACCGCGCTGTCGAGCGCGTCGGACGGGTGGCGTGTTCAATGAATGCCGGCTCGTCCGCGCTATTGCAGGCCGCAGTGACGGACTTCATCGAGCAAGGGCATTTTGCGCGGCATGTGAAGAAGATGCGTGCGTTGTACGGGCAACGACGGGTCTTCATTGCCGACGCGCTGGAGCAGGCTTTCGGCAAGCGGCTGAACATCGATTTGCCGCCCGGCGGAATTCAGTTCGCGGTGCGATTCGCCGAGGGCCCGAACGGGCCGGTCGACGATGTCGCTGTTGCCGCTCGTGCCCGGCAAGCGGGCCTCGGCGTGTTGCCGCTTTCGATCTGGTATGCGAATGCACGTATGCCGCGCACGCCGAGGGGTCTTGTCATCGGTTTCGCGAACGTTACCGATGCGAGCGAAGCGGCCCGTCTTGCCAGGAAGTTGCGAAGCTGCCTGGATCGCTGA
- the oxlT gene encoding oxalate/formate MFS antiporter → MNARIEPLHEEAGAPASTTHHRWLQLGLGLLCMMSISSPQYVWTLLTKPLSAKLGVPLPELQITFSLLIILQTFFSPFQGKLIDRFGPRLLISLGTVMSGLSWVLSSMATSTPMLYLTYGLVGGLGTGIVYVGVVGLMVRWFPDRRGFAAGAVAAGYGMGAIVTTFPISASLAARGLDATLWLYGIAFAVVGFVASQGLRVPRDATTPKASAVAGADARDLRPSQMMKSPLFWLMFAMMTMMSTSGLMVTSQMATFAADFGITKVVVFGMAALPLALTIDRFTNGLTRPLFGWVSDRFGRENTMFFAFALEGVAMALWLMTRDNAVLFVLLSGVVFFGWGEIFSLFPSTLTDTFGTRHATENYGWLYISQGIGSIFGGPLAALLHQHTGSWVPVFSVGITLDIVTAVLAILVLKPMRARFLSKAIV, encoded by the coding sequence ATGAACGCACGCATCGAACCACTGCACGAAGAAGCAGGTGCGCCCGCGAGCACGACACATCACCGCTGGCTTCAGCTCGGCCTCGGCCTGCTTTGCATGATGTCCATTTCCAGCCCGCAATACGTATGGACGCTGCTGACCAAACCGCTGTCGGCCAAGCTCGGCGTGCCGCTGCCTGAACTGCAGATCACGTTCTCGCTGCTCATCATCCTTCAGACGTTCTTCTCGCCGTTCCAGGGCAAGCTCATCGACCGCTTCGGTCCGCGCCTCCTGATTTCGCTCGGCACGGTCATGTCGGGCCTGAGCTGGGTGCTTTCGTCGATGGCGACCAGCACGCCGATGCTCTATCTCACCTATGGTCTCGTGGGCGGTCTCGGCACCGGCATCGTGTATGTCGGCGTGGTCGGCCTGATGGTGCGCTGGTTCCCGGACCGGCGCGGCTTCGCAGCGGGCGCAGTGGCCGCGGGCTACGGCATGGGCGCGATCGTGACGACGTTTCCGATCTCGGCGTCGCTCGCGGCGCGCGGGCTCGACGCAACGCTTTGGCTCTACGGCATTGCATTCGCGGTAGTGGGGTTCGTCGCATCACAGGGCTTGCGTGTGCCGCGCGACGCAACCACGCCGAAGGCATCCGCAGTTGCCGGAGCGGATGCGCGCGATCTGCGCCCTTCGCAGATGATGAAGTCGCCGCTCTTCTGGCTCATGTTCGCCATGATGACGATGATGTCGACCTCGGGCCTCATGGTCACTTCGCAGATGGCGACCTTCGCGGCGGACTTCGGCATCACCAAGGTCGTCGTGTTCGGCATGGCCGCGCTGCCGCTCGCGCTCACCATCGACCGTTTCACCAACGGCCTGACGCGCCCGCTCTTCGGCTGGGTATCGGACAGATTCGGACGCGAAAACACGATGTTTTTCGCCTTTGCGCTGGAAGGCGTCGCGATGGCGCTGTGGCTCATGACGCGCGACAACGCCGTGCTGTTCGTGCTGCTCTCAGGCGTGGTCTTCTTCGGCTGGGGCGAAATCTTCTCGCTGTTTCCGTCGACTCTTACCGATACTTTCGGCACGCGCCACGCCACCGAGAACTACGGCTGGCTCTATATCTCGCAGGGCATCGGCTCCATCTTCGGCGGGCCGCTGGCTGCGCTGCTGCATCAGCATACGGGTAGCTGGGTGCCGGTTTTCAGCGTCGGTATCACGTTGGACATCGTGACAGCCGTGCTCGCCATTCTGGTGCTCAAGCCGATGCGCGCGCGCTTTCTCAGCAAGGCGATCGTATGA
- a CDS encoding GntR family transcriptional regulator has translation MPDERPVIAPPATLSRADRVYYTLRDEIFDMHLLPGDRLTEGAIAQRFAVSRTPAREALQRLQSDGLMQGYVRGGWEVMPIDSKRFDDLYEMRQMIETFAVRKLCAGEAPQAELDLLLDALERTWKVGRARRITDGRKLVELDEALHHALVAAAGNDELTSAMQRVTDRIRVVRRLDLVHGDGIAETYDEHSAILDGIRRSDSALCVALLTRHIAGSQASVSGLTLQRLLTARTAPGRVGIAHAPARPRRTI, from the coding sequence ATGCCCGACGAGCGCCCCGTCATCGCACCGCCCGCCACGCTTTCGCGCGCGGATCGCGTCTACTACACGCTGCGCGACGAAATCTTCGACATGCATCTCCTGCCGGGCGACCGGCTCACCGAAGGCGCCATCGCGCAACGCTTCGCGGTGTCGCGCACGCCTGCGCGGGAAGCGTTGCAGCGCCTGCAAAGCGATGGCCTGATGCAAGGCTACGTGCGCGGCGGCTGGGAAGTCATGCCCATCGACAGCAAACGCTTCGACGATCTCTACGAGATGCGCCAGATGATCGAAACATTCGCCGTGCGTAAGCTCTGCGCTGGCGAAGCGCCGCAGGCCGAACTGGATCTGCTGCTCGATGCGCTCGAGCGCACATGGAAAGTCGGGCGAGCGCGGCGCATCACCGATGGCCGCAAGCTCGTCGAGCTGGACGAGGCATTGCATCACGCGCTGGTGGCAGCCGCCGGCAACGACGAACTGACTTCGGCGATGCAGCGAGTCACCGACCGCATCCGCGTCGTGCGGCGGCTCGACCTCGTGCATGGCGACGGCATCGCCGAGACTTACGACGAACACTCCGCCATCCTCGACGGCATTCGCCGCAGCGACAGCGCGCTTTGCGTCGCGCTCCTGACGCGTCATATCGCCGGAAGCCAGGCCAGCGTGAGCGGGCTCACCCTGCAACGGCTGCTCACCGCGCGCACCGCGCCGGGGCGCGTCGGCATCGCGCACGCACCGGCAAGACCTCGGCGCACCATCTGA
- a CDS encoding ATP-binding protein → MPDVRDTMFEGGGEVRALLRQYDWSASPLGHPSEWPAPLVTAVSMVLSSAFPMFVAWGPELGFLYNDAYAVIMGRKHPAALGGRFQHIWSEIWPDIAPIIDGAMSNRSSYFEDLPLTVIRHGYPEQSFFTFSYSPLQDDSGRVGGMYCTVIETTERVLDERRAAFELKVSEALRPLTSPEEVVARASALIGEQLTLARVIYGECDEPGKNFFVPRDWTAPPLPSLAGTSFALEDFGPAIIDSLRAGHVVTANDSGTDPRTVEFANSYGLTGIRSFVAVPLIKAGRLVAFLGLHRAEPYQWTASDVRFARDMAERTWSAVEAARAQAELRAERDRSRYIFDTIREGFMLINACSTVTYMNAEGLRILGRTKEEVVGSSHSRLWPEALASDLARLYRRVIESGEAGASEYCHSRPGGDVVWVELRAYPTGEGGIASFFRDITDRKIAEEKLKAADQRKDEFLAMLAHELRNPLAPISAAAQLLKISKLDEEQVRHSSAIIARQVAHMTGLVDDLLDVSRVTRGLVTLARAPVDARLVIEEAIEQVRPLTEARAQRLAVRMPSREATVLGDKARLVQVAANLLHNASKFTPIGRSIEISLDIDGDELALTVRDDGIGMEPELTARAFDLFTQAERSSDRSLGGLGLGLALVRHLVELHGGTVHCFSAGLDAGSTFVVRLPLMQAQPAAPEGHAQKADWTSNQRLKLLIVDDNVDAAEALGALLESCGHDVIVEHDARRALERASQDRPDACLLDIGLPGMDGNELARRLRERPETAGATLIAVTGYGQAEDRQRSAQAGFDHHLVKPIVMEQLAALLAGIGAKTDG, encoded by the coding sequence ATGCCCGATGTTCGGGACACGATGTTCGAAGGCGGCGGCGAGGTTCGCGCGTTGCTGCGCCAGTACGACTGGAGCGCGTCGCCCCTCGGGCATCCGTCGGAATGGCCGGCGCCGTTGGTCACCGCAGTCAGCATGGTGCTCAGTTCGGCTTTCCCGATGTTCGTCGCCTGGGGCCCCGAGCTCGGCTTTCTTTACAACGATGCGTACGCGGTCATCATGGGCCGCAAGCACCCGGCCGCGCTCGGCGGCCGTTTCCAGCATATCTGGTCGGAGATCTGGCCTGACATCGCGCCGATTATCGACGGCGCCATGTCGAACCGGTCCTCCTATTTCGAGGACCTGCCGCTTACCGTGATACGCCACGGTTATCCGGAGCAGAGCTTCTTCACCTTTTCGTACTCGCCGCTGCAGGACGATTCCGGCCGCGTCGGCGGCATGTACTGCACGGTCATCGAGACCACCGAACGCGTGCTCGACGAACGGCGCGCGGCCTTCGAACTCAAGGTGTCGGAGGCACTGCGCCCGCTGACCTCGCCGGAGGAAGTGGTCGCGCGAGCGAGCGCGCTCATCGGCGAACAGTTGACGCTTGCACGGGTCATCTACGGGGAATGCGACGAACCCGGCAAAAACTTCTTCGTGCCGCGCGACTGGACCGCGCCGCCGTTGCCGAGTCTCGCCGGAACGAGCTTCGCGCTGGAGGACTTCGGCCCCGCCATCATCGATTCGCTGCGTGCCGGACACGTCGTCACCGCGAACGACAGCGGCACCGATCCGCGCACGGTCGAGTTTGCGAACTCGTACGGACTGACGGGCATCCGCTCATTCGTTGCGGTGCCGCTCATCAAGGCCGGGCGATTGGTGGCGTTCCTCGGCCTGCACCGGGCCGAGCCGTATCAATGGACCGCGAGCGACGTGCGGTTTGCGCGCGACATGGCCGAGCGCACGTGGTCGGCGGTCGAGGCGGCGCGCGCGCAGGCCGAACTGCGCGCTGAACGCGATCGGAGCCGCTACATCTTCGACACCATTCGCGAAGGCTTCATGCTGATCAACGCGTGTTCGACTGTCACGTACATGAATGCGGAAGGGCTGCGCATTCTCGGCCGCACGAAGGAGGAGGTCGTCGGGAGCAGTCACTCGCGACTTTGGCCCGAAGCGCTTGCCTCGGATCTCGCACGCCTGTATCGACGCGTGATCGAAAGCGGCGAGGCCGGCGCGTCGGAATACTGTCATAGCCGTCCCGGCGGCGATGTCGTCTGGGTGGAACTGCGCGCCTATCCGACCGGCGAAGGCGGAATCGCGTCGTTCTTTCGTGACATCACCGACCGCAAGATCGCCGAAGAGAAGCTCAAGGCGGCGGATCAGCGCAAGGACGAATTCCTCGCCATGCTCGCGCATGAGTTGCGCAACCCGCTGGCGCCGATTTCCGCCGCCGCGCAACTATTGAAGATCAGCAAGCTGGACGAAGAGCAGGTGCGCCACAGCAGCGCCATCATCGCGCGCCAGGTCGCCCATATGACCGGACTCGTCGACGACCTGCTCGACGTGTCACGCGTCACGCGTGGGCTCGTCACGCTGGCCCGGGCGCCGGTCGATGCGCGGCTCGTGATAGAGGAGGCCATCGAGCAGGTTCGTCCGCTGACCGAGGCGCGCGCGCAGCGGCTGGCAGTGCGTATGCCATCGCGCGAGGCGACAGTGTTGGGCGATAAGGCGCGGCTGGTGCAGGTGGCGGCCAACCTGCTCCATAACGCGTCGAAATTCACGCCTATCGGGCGCAGCATCGAAATAAGCCTCGACATAGACGGTGACGAACTCGCGCTGACGGTGCGCGACGACGGCATCGGCATGGAGCCGGAACTGACGGCGCGTGCGTTCGACTTGTTCACGCAAGCGGAGCGCTCGTCCGACCGCTCTCTGGGCGGCCTGGGCCTCGGGCTCGCTCTCGTCAGGCATCTGGTAGAGCTGCACGGTGGGACGGTGCATTGTTTCAGCGCGGGCCTCGATGCGGGAAGTACCTTCGTGGTCCGCCTCCCGCTGATGCAGGCACAGCCGGCGGCACCCGAAGGGCATGCGCAAAAGGCAGACTGGACGTCGAACCAGCGCCTGAAGCTGCTCATCGTCGACGACAACGTGGACGCCGCCGAAGCTCTGGGCGCGTTGCTCGAGTCCTGCGGGCACGACGTCATCGTCGAACATGACGCGCGGCGCGCGCTGGAACGTGCGTCGCAGGATCGGCCCGATGCATGTCTGCTCGACATCGGCCTGCCGGGCATGGACGGCAACGAACTCGCACGGCGACTGCGCGAACGCCCGGAGACGGCCGGGGCAACGCTGATCGCCGTGACCGGTTACGGGCAAGCAGAGGATCGTCAACGCAGCGCGCAGGCGGGGTTCGACCACCATCTGGTCAAACCGATCGTCATGGAGCAATTGGCGGCGCTGCTCGCGGGCATCGGCGCGAAAACCGACGGTTGA
- a CDS encoding phosphonate transporter: MVGQSTFKHTFDSVLFDDLVAAGAAELDELEFGVIGFDATYAVTHYNALESSSAGLSATRVLGRHLFEEVAPCMNNFMVAQRFEDEAELDEVLPYVLTLRMRPTPVQLRLMKSSRSETRFLLVQRQTGK; encoded by the coding sequence ATGGTTGGCCAGTCTACTTTTAAGCATACATTCGATTCGGTGTTATTCGACGACCTCGTCGCAGCCGGCGCGGCCGAGCTGGATGAACTCGAGTTCGGGGTGATCGGCTTCGACGCGACTTACGCCGTGACTCACTACAACGCTCTCGAGTCATCAAGCGCGGGGCTGAGTGCCACTCGCGTCCTCGGCAGACATCTGTTCGAAGAAGTCGCGCCGTGCATGAACAATTTCATGGTGGCGCAACGGTTCGAGGATGAAGCCGAACTCGACGAAGTGCTGCCCTACGTTTTGACGCTGCGCATGAGGCCGACGCCAGTACAACTGAGGCTCATGAAGTCCAGCCGCAGCGAAACCCGCTTTCTTCTGGTTCAACGTCAGACCGGCAAGTGA
- a CDS encoding sensor domain-containing diguanylate cyclase: protein MIPVEGALEAEHEALLSFMYMSPIGIVRSGVNGDVDMLNPVAVQLLMPLAGRMGVGNVFESLTNVAPELRNLVSSFPAERGRVCEGHRIVIAPGADRPMVLSCNIIKVNSSTLMMTLSDISRQVEAERRARQHESWLAGIHTSVNDFAFFTLDAAGRIDSWNASVEQLTGFGAEEVLGHTLDRFYAPEAVDPYCSPEHISLTREEGWHIQERWCESKQSRRYAAQILIAVSREDNGDIAGYSVVIRDVSERKISSDELTRLLTTDHLTGAVNRAHFFKLAEKELARTKRLGKDLSVVMIDADHFKRINDTAGHQTGDLVLTQIVQKAKGHLRSIDVLARLGGEEFCLMLPGTSRDEALVIAERVRATIADAEIETGAGPIRVTVSAGIASVTDATSCVNDLLAAADKALYAAKAAGRNRVELG from the coding sequence ATGATCCCCGTGGAAGGCGCATTGGAAGCGGAGCACGAGGCGCTGCTGTCGTTCATGTATATGTCGCCCATCGGGATCGTCCGTAGTGGCGTAAATGGCGACGTGGACATGCTCAACCCGGTCGCGGTCCAGTTGCTCATGCCGCTTGCCGGGCGCATGGGCGTAGGTAACGTATTCGAGAGTCTGACTAACGTCGCACCGGAGTTGCGCAACCTCGTATCGAGCTTTCCGGCCGAGCGGGGTCGGGTTTGCGAGGGCCATCGAATCGTGATCGCGCCCGGCGCCGATCGCCCGATGGTACTGTCATGCAACATCATCAAGGTCAACAGCAGTACGTTGATGATGACGCTCTCCGACATCTCCCGTCAGGTCGAGGCCGAACGACGCGCGAGACAGCATGAGTCGTGGCTCGCCGGCATCCATACGAGCGTCAACGATTTCGCCTTCTTTACTCTCGACGCCGCAGGCCGTATCGACAGCTGGAATGCATCCGTCGAGCAGCTTACGGGCTTCGGCGCCGAAGAAGTGCTGGGCCATACGCTGGACCGTTTCTACGCGCCCGAGGCTGTCGATCCGTATTGCAGTCCCGAGCATATTTCGCTGACGCGCGAAGAGGGTTGGCATATTCAGGAGCGCTGGTGCGAAAGCAAGCAGAGCCGCCGCTATGCCGCGCAAATCCTGATTGCCGTCTCGCGAGAAGACAATGGGGACATCGCGGGATATTCGGTCGTGATACGCGACGTCTCCGAACGCAAGATTTCCAGCGACGAACTCACTCGCCTTCTCACGACCGATCATTTGACCGGCGCGGTCAATCGAGCGCATTTCTTCAAGCTCGCTGAGAAGGAGCTTGCGAGAACGAAGCGACTGGGCAAGGACTTGTCTGTCGTGATGATCGATGCGGACCATTTCAAGCGAATCAACGACACTGCCGGGCATCAAACGGGAGACCTTGTGCTGACGCAGATCGTTCAGAAGGCGAAGGGGCATTTGCGTTCGATCGACGTGCTGGCCCGACTCGGAGGCGAAGAGTTCTGCCTGATGCTTCCGGGAACGTCTCGCGACGAGGCGCTCGTCATCGCGGAACGTGTACGCGCAACGATCGCGGACGCCGAGATCGAAACAGGCGCCGGCCCGATACGCGTGACGGTGAGCGCGGGCATTGCCTCCGTAACCGATGCGACGTCTTGCGTGAACGACTTGCTCGCCGCAGCCGACAAGGCACTGTATGCCGCCAAGGCAGCCGGTCGGAATCGCGTGGAACTGGGTTGA